One Candidatus Eisenbacteria bacterium DNA window includes the following coding sequences:
- a CDS encoding DUF485 domain-containing protein: MLHKPAQQLGPEHAVEFKSRLGVRMFVVYAIIYAGFVAINVIRPVLMEKTVFFGLNLAVTYGFGLIVLALVLALIYNHSCGREEGIQGRAATEREG, from the coding sequence ATGCTGCACAAACCGGCCCAACAGTTGGGCCCCGAACACGCAGTGGAATTCAAGAGCCGGCTCGGCGTCCGGATGTTCGTCGTGTACGCGATCATCTACGCCGGCTTCGTGGCGATTAACGTGATCCGTCCCGTCCTTATGGAGAAGACCGTGTTTTTCGGTCTGAACCTCGCCGTGACCTACGGCTTCGGGCTGATCGTGCTCGCCCTCGTCCTCGCGCTCATCTACAACCACAGCTGCGGCCGCGAAGAGGGGATTCAGGGGCGGGCGGCGACGGAAAGGGAGGGATAG